From a single Onychomys torridus chromosome 9, mOncTor1.1, whole genome shotgun sequence genomic region:
- the Slc39a14 gene encoding metal cation symporter ZIP14 isoform X1, with product MKPPHPALPSCLLLVLFGIWTTAPQTHASSVATPALSATSFLENLMNRYGENDSLTLPQLKALLNHLDVGVGRDNATHPREGHRNLSTCFSSGDLFAAHNFSERSQIGMSEFREFCPTILQQLDSRACTSENQENEENEQTEEGKPSAIEVWGYGLLCVTVISLCSLMGASVVPFMKKTFYKRLLLYFIALAIGTLYSNALFQLIPEAFGFNPQDNYVSKSAVVFGGFYLFFFTEKILKMLLKQKNEHHHGHNHFTSETLPSKKDQEEGVTEKLQNGDLDHMIPQHCNSELDGKAPGMDEKVIVGSMSVQDLQASQSACYWLKGVRYSDIGTLAWMITLSDGLHNFIDGLAIGASFTVSVFQGISTSVAILCEEFPHELGDFVILLNAGMSIQQALFFNFLSACCCYVGLAFGILAGSHFSANWIFALAGGMFLYIALADMFPEMNEVCQEDERKDSFLVPFVIQNLGLLTGFSIMLVLTMYSGQIQIG from the exons ATGAAGCCCCCGCACCCAGCCCTCCCTAGCTGCCTCCTCTTGGTGCTGTTTGGTATATGGACAACTGCCCCCCAGACTCATGCCTCGTCCGTGGCCACGCCAGCCCTCAGCGCCACCTCTTTCCTGGAAAACCTCATGAACCGCTATGGGGAGAATGACAGCCTTACCCTGCCACAGCTGAAGGCCCTGCTCAACCACCTGGATGTGGGAGTAGGCCGGGATAATGCGACGCACCCCAGGGAGGGACACAGGAACCTCTCCACG TGCTTTAGCTCTGGAGACCTCTTTGCTGCCCACAATTTCAGTGAGCGGTCTCAGATCGGGATGAGTGAGTTTCGGGAGTTCTGCCCCACCATTCTTCAGCAGTTGGATTCCAGGGCTTGCACCTCAGAAAACCAGGAGAATGAGGAAAATGAGCAGACAGAGGAGGGGAAGCCTAGCGCCATTGAAG TATGGGGGTACGGTCTCCTCTGCGTTACCGtcatctccctctgctccctcatGGGGGCCAGCGTGGTGCCCTTCATGAAGAAGACTTTTTACAAGAGGCTGCTGCTCTACTTCATAGCCTTGGCGATTGGAACCCTCTACTCCAACGCCCTCTTCCAGCTCATCCCCGAG GCTTTTGGTTTCAACCCTCAGGACAACTATGTCTCCAAGTCTGCAGTGGTGTTTGGGGgtttctaccttttcttttttacagaGAAGATCCTGAAGATGCTCCTGAAGCAGAAAAATGAG CACCATCATGGACATAACCATTTTACCTCCGAGACTCTTCCTTCCAAGAAGGACCAGGAGGAGGGTGTGACGGAGAAGCTCCAGAATGGAGACCTGGATCACATGATTCCCCAGCACTGCAACAGTGAGCTGGATGGCAAGGCACCTGGCATGGACGAGAAGGTCATCGTAGGCTCGATGTCTGTGCAG GACCTGCAGGCATCCCAGAGTGCTTGCTACTGGCTCAAAGGGGTCCGATACTCTGACATCGGTACGCTGGCCTGGATGATCACCCTGAGCGATGGTCTCCACAATTTCATCGATGGCCTGGCTATTGGTGCCTCCTTCACTGTGTCTGTTTTCCAAGGCATCAGCACGTCAGTGGCCATTCTCTGTGAGGAATTCCCACACGAGCTGG GAGACTTCGTTATCCTGCTCAATGCTGGGATGAGCATCCAGCAGGCTCTCTTCTTCAACTTCCTCTCTGCTTGCTGCTGCTATGTGGGCCTGGCCTTTGGCATCCTGGCTGGAAGTCATTTCTCCGCCAACTGGATTTTCGCACTGGCTGGAGGAATGTTCCTGTACATTGCTCTAGCCGATATG ttcCCTGAGATGAACGAGGTCTGTCAAGAGGATGAGAGGAAGGACAGCTTCCTGGTCCCCTTTGTCATCCAGAACCTTGGCCTTCTGACCGGCTTCTCCATCATGCTGGTCCTCACAATGTACTCAGGGCAGATTCAGATTGGGTAG
- the Slc39a14 gene encoding metal cation symporter ZIP14 isoform X2: MKPPHPALPSCLLLVLFGIWTTAPQTHASSVATPALSATSFLENLMNRYGENDSLTLPQLKALLNHLDVGVGRDNATHPREGHRNLSTCFSSGDLFAAHNFSERSQIGMSEFREFCPTILQQLDSRACTSENQENEENEQTEEGKPSAIEVWGFGFLSVSLINLASLLGVLVLPCTEKAFFSRVLTYFIALSIGTLLSNALFQLIPEAFGFNPQDNYVSKSAVVFGGFYLFFFTEKILKMLLKQKNEHHHGHNHFTSETLPSKKDQEEGVTEKLQNGDLDHMIPQHCNSELDGKAPGMDEKVIVGSMSVQDLQASQSACYWLKGVRYSDIGTLAWMITLSDGLHNFIDGLAIGASFTVSVFQGISTSVAILCEEFPHELGDFVILLNAGMSIQQALFFNFLSACCCYVGLAFGILAGSHFSANWIFALAGGMFLYIALADMFPEMNEVCQEDERKDSFLVPFVIQNLGLLTGFSIMLVLTMYSGQIQIG, from the exons ATGAAGCCCCCGCACCCAGCCCTCCCTAGCTGCCTCCTCTTGGTGCTGTTTGGTATATGGACAACTGCCCCCCAGACTCATGCCTCGTCCGTGGCCACGCCAGCCCTCAGCGCCACCTCTTTCCTGGAAAACCTCATGAACCGCTATGGGGAGAATGACAGCCTTACCCTGCCACAGCTGAAGGCCCTGCTCAACCACCTGGATGTGGGAGTAGGCCGGGATAATGCGACGCACCCCAGGGAGGGACACAGGAACCTCTCCACG TGCTTTAGCTCTGGAGACCTCTTTGCTGCCCACAATTTCAGTGAGCGGTCTCAGATCGGGATGAGTGAGTTTCGGGAGTTCTGCCCCACCATTCTTCAGCAGTTGGATTCCAGGGCTTGCACCTCAGAAAACCAGGAGAATGAGGAAAATGAGCAGACAGAGGAGGGGAAGCCTAGCGCCATTGAAG TGTGGGGCTTTGGGTTCCTCAGTGTCTCACTGATTAACCTGGCCTCTCTCCTGGGAGTCCTGGTCCTGCCATGCACGGAGAAAGCGTTTTTCAGCCGTGTGCTCACTTACTTCATCGCCCTGTCCATTGGAACGCTGCTCTCTAATGCACTCTTCCAGCTCATCCCAGAG GCTTTTGGTTTCAACCCTCAGGACAACTATGTCTCCAAGTCTGCAGTGGTGTTTGGGGgtttctaccttttcttttttacagaGAAGATCCTGAAGATGCTCCTGAAGCAGAAAAATGAG CACCATCATGGACATAACCATTTTACCTCCGAGACTCTTCCTTCCAAGAAGGACCAGGAGGAGGGTGTGACGGAGAAGCTCCAGAATGGAGACCTGGATCACATGATTCCCCAGCACTGCAACAGTGAGCTGGATGGCAAGGCACCTGGCATGGACGAGAAGGTCATCGTAGGCTCGATGTCTGTGCAG GACCTGCAGGCATCCCAGAGTGCTTGCTACTGGCTCAAAGGGGTCCGATACTCTGACATCGGTACGCTGGCCTGGATGATCACCCTGAGCGATGGTCTCCACAATTTCATCGATGGCCTGGCTATTGGTGCCTCCTTCACTGTGTCTGTTTTCCAAGGCATCAGCACGTCAGTGGCCATTCTCTGTGAGGAATTCCCACACGAGCTGG GAGACTTCGTTATCCTGCTCAATGCTGGGATGAGCATCCAGCAGGCTCTCTTCTTCAACTTCCTCTCTGCTTGCTGCTGCTATGTGGGCCTGGCCTTTGGCATCCTGGCTGGAAGTCATTTCTCCGCCAACTGGATTTTCGCACTGGCTGGAGGAATGTTCCTGTACATTGCTCTAGCCGATATG ttcCCTGAGATGAACGAGGTCTGTCAAGAGGATGAGAGGAAGGACAGCTTCCTGGTCCCCTTTGTCATCCAGAACCTTGGCCTTCTGACCGGCTTCTCCATCATGCTGGTCCTCACAATGTACTCAGGGCAGATTCAGATTGGGTAG